One region of Flavobacterium sp. GSB-24 genomic DNA includes:
- a CDS encoding biopolymer transporter ExbD, with translation MKNLPQKVRSKKLSSRVDLTAMVSVSFLLIIFFMLVGELSKPKGLDLAKGNDCCDCPVPDLVENRTFTIILGPDNKLIFYAGLLETPIIEPQLTNYGKDGIRKKITTYNNSALKYSEQIGKPGRGISVIIKPTKKSNYGNLIDILEELEIANINSYAIVPEFTPKETKLLASK, from the coding sequence ATGAAAAATCTACCTCAAAAAGTAAGAAGTAAAAAACTAAGTTCTAGAGTTGATTTAACTGCAATGGTCAGCGTTTCTTTTTTGCTGATTATATTTTTTATGTTGGTTGGTGAATTATCAAAGCCAAAAGGATTGGATTTAGCAAAAGGAAATGACTGCTGCGACTGCCCAGTTCCGGATCTTGTAGAAAATAGAACATTTACAATTATACTAGGCCCAGATAACAAATTGATTTTTTATGCAGGACTTTTAGAAACTCCAATAATAGAACCACAATTAACAAACTATGGCAAAGATGGTATTCGTAAAAAAATAACAACTTATAATAATTCAGCATTAAAATACTCTGAACAAATAGGAAAACCAGGAAGAGGAATTTCTGTTATTATAAAACCAACAAAGAAATCTAATTACGGAAATCTTATAGATATTCTTGAAGAATTAGAAATAGCAAACATAAATTCGTATGCTATTGTTCCTGAATTTACGCCAAAAGAAACCAAATTATTAGCGTCAAAATAA
- a CDS encoding fasciclin domain-containing protein, producing MKTRKFLASAVFALAFGFTSFAQKTVMVGGAAMYPNKNIIENAVNSKDHTTLVAAVKAADLVETLQGKGPFTVFAPTNEAFNKLPKGTVETLLKPENKKKLQTILTYHVASGKWNSADIAKAIKDGKGKATIKTVSGGTLTAWMKGKDLYITDENGNKAKVTIADVNQSNGVIHVVDAVLLPKN from the coding sequence ATGAAAACTAGAAAATTTTTAGCTTCAGCAGTTTTTGCTTTAGCATTCGGATTTACATCTTTTGCTCAAAAAACAGTAATGGTAGGTGGAGCAGCAATGTACCCAAATAAAAATATTATTGAAAATGCCGTTAATTCAAAAGATCATACGACATTGGTTGCAGCAGTAAAAGCTGCTGATTTAGTTGAGACTTTACAAGGCAAAGGTCCATTTACTGTTTTTGCTCCAACAAACGAAGCTTTTAATAAATTACCAAAAGGAACTGTCGAAACTTTATTGAAACCAGAAAACAAAAAGAAACTACAAACTATCTTGACCTATCATGTTGCTTCTGGGAAATGGAATTCGGCAGATATTGCAAAAGCAATTAAAGATGGAAAAGGAAAAGCAACTATTAAAACTGTTAGCGGTGGAACTCTTACTGCTTGGATGAAAGGTAAAGATCTATATATTACAGATGAAAACGGAAATAAAGCTAAAGTAACAATTGCAGATGTGAATCAATCAAATGGTGTAATTCATGTTGTAGATGCTGTATTACTTCCAAAAAATTAA
- a CDS encoding BlaI/MecI/CopY family transcriptional regulator: MQKLTNKEEEIMMILWKLKKAFVKEIQAEITEDQPHYNTLSTIVRNLEDKGYVGHNAFGNTHQYFPIVAIEDYRKGFMKTAIDNYFNSSYKSMVSFFAKEEKISADELREILSMIENKNEEK; the protein is encoded by the coding sequence ATGCAGAAGTTAACAAACAAAGAAGAAGAAATTATGATGATTTTATGGAAGCTGAAAAAAGCTTTTGTAAAAGAAATCCAAGCAGAAATTACTGAAGACCAGCCGCACTACAATACGTTATCTACTATTGTACGCAATTTGGAAGACAAAGGATATGTTGGGCACAATGCCTTTGGAAATACGCATCAATACTTTCCTATTGTTGCAATTGAAGATTACAGAAAAGGATTTATGAAAACGGCAATTGATAATTACTTTAATAGTTCTTATAAAAGCATGGTTTCCTTTTTTGCTAAAGAAGAAAAAATTTCAGCCGATGAATTGCGAGAAATTTTATCAATGATTGAAAATAAAAACGAAGAAAAATAA
- a CDS encoding BlaI/MecI/CopY family transcriptional regulator, with the protein MQKLTNKEEEIMHILWKLKKAFVKEIQAEILEDQPHYNTLSTIVRNLEEKGYVAHNAFGNTHQYYPIVSIEDYRKGFMSTAIDNYFNSSYKSMVSFFAKEEKISADELREILDMIENPKEGK; encoded by the coding sequence ATGCAAAAACTAACCAATAAAGAAGAAGAAATCATGCATATTTTATGGAAGCTGAAAAAGGCTTTTGTAAAAGAAATTCAAGCAGAGATTTTAGAAGATCAGCCGCATTACAATACTTTGTCTACTATTGTTCGTAATCTGGAAGAGAAAGGTTATGTTGCGCACAATGCTTTTGGAAACACGCATCAGTACTATCCTATCGTAAGTATCGAAGATTACCGAAAAGGTTTTATGAGTACTGCTATTGACAATTATTTTAATAGTTCGTACAAAAGCATGGTTTCATTTTTTGCTAAGGAAGAAAAAATTTCTGCAGATGAATTACGAGAAATATTAGATATGATCGAAAATCCAAAAGAAGGTAAATAA
- a CDS encoding M56 family metallopeptidase has translation MEALLIYIAKSSSLILFFYCVYYFLLRKETFFNSNRWFLLSGLIIGAILPLLSYTKVIWIETAPALGTTIQSSLIEIPEREASNFNWSYIIMSSYGIGFLVFIIKFAIDFYSLNSIIKGKKIQQQADFKFIDVNENIAPFSYFEYIVYNSSLYTTSELENIIEHEKVHSDQNHTVDVLISRLFSIIFWFNPIVWLYKKAITQNLEFIADNEAAKKLQDKKSYQYTLLKITTHENCVAITNHFYQSLIKKRIVMLNKNQSKKKNSWKYYTVIPALAAFVLLFQIEVIAKEKPQAKKEISETTKSVDVYKIKRNSTDAELKEIKEKLKSIHNIDFEVSEIKRDAKNNLTSIKVNVTRGEQQAQSIQIGDQIIKDFGVLVTTDKDGNKTIGIQTFDDPKDSKTAKEPKVGVSKGISTITSDNSDDSKTNSVITINKNQNTKSDNNVNTYSFTSTKTNTDTNTNINGVVTINNDKNVVTKVITNGGSTIAISNSAKSATKLDGQLVIVDGEEMPSNFDIDSIKAKDIESVSIYKGSQAVAKYGNRAANGVIEIETKK, from the coding sequence ATGGAAGCACTTCTTATTTATATCGCCAAATCAAGCAGTTTAATACTTTTTTTCTATTGCGTTTATTATTTTTTGCTGCGCAAAGAAACATTCTTTAACAGCAACAGATGGTTTTTATTATCTGGTTTAATAATTGGAGCAATTTTGCCATTATTAAGTTATACAAAAGTGATATGGATTGAGACTGCTCCAGCTTTAGGTACTACCATTCAATCATCATTAATTGAAATTCCCGAAAGAGAAGCTTCTAATTTTAATTGGAGTTATATTATCATGTCTTCATATGGAATTGGCTTTTTAGTTTTTATAATAAAATTTGCAATTGATTTTTATAGTCTCAATTCTATTATCAAAGGAAAAAAAATACAACAGCAAGCTGATTTTAAATTCATTGATGTTAATGAAAATATAGCGCCTTTCTCCTATTTTGAATATATTGTATACAACTCATCACTGTACACCACTTCTGAATTGGAGAATATCATCGAGCATGAAAAAGTACACAGCGACCAAAATCATACTGTAGATGTATTAATCTCTAGATTATTCAGTATTATTTTTTGGTTTAATCCAATTGTCTGGCTTTATAAGAAAGCGATCACGCAAAACCTTGAATTTATTGCTGACAACGAGGCTGCTAAAAAATTACAAGACAAAAAATCTTACCAATACACGCTTTTAAAAATAACAACACACGAAAATTGTGTTGCAATCACCAATCATTTTTATCAATCATTAATCAAAAAACGAATTGTCATGTTAAACAAAAATCAATCAAAAAAGAAGAATTCCTGGAAGTATTACACAGTAATTCCAGCTCTTGCGGCATTTGTTTTATTATTTCAAATTGAAGTAATTGCAAAAGAAAAACCTCAGGCAAAAAAAGAAATTTCGGAAACAACCAAGTCTGTAGACGTGTATAAAATTAAAAGAAACTCTACAGATGCGGAATTAAAAGAAATTAAGGAAAAATTAAAATCAATTCATAATATTGATTTTGAAGTTTCAGAAATAAAAAGAGATGCTAAAAACAATCTAACTTCAATAAAAGTAAATGTTACAAGAGGCGAACAGCAAGCTCAATCAATTCAAATAGGAGATCAAATTATAAAAGATTTTGGAGTACTTGTTACAACAGACAAAGATGGAAACAAAACAATTGGTATCCAAACCTTTGATGATCCAAAAGATTCCAAAACTGCTAAAGAACCTAAAGTTGGAGTTAGCAAAGGCATAAGCACCATAACTTCTGATAACTCAGATGATTCTAAAACAAATTCAGTAATTACAATTAACAAAAACCAAAATACTAAATCAGATAACAATGTTAACACTTATTCTTTTACTAGTACAAAAACTAATACTGATACTAACACAAATATTAACGGTGTTGTAACTATAAATAATGACAAAAATGTTGTCACTAAAGTAATTACTAACGGGGGCTCAACAATTGCTATTTCAAATTCTGCTAAAAGTGCTACTAAACTAGATGGCCAACTCGTGATTGTTGATGGAGAAGAAATGCCAAGTAATTTTGATATTGATTCTATAAAAGCTAAAGATATAGAATCTGTAAGTATTTATAAAGGATCACAAGCTGTAGCTAAATACGGTAATCGCGCTGCAAATGGGGTTATTGAAATTGAAACTAAAAAATAA
- a CDS encoding DMT family transporter, translating to MKNKEINLPPVPAVLLAIISVQCGAAIAKTLFPAIGAAGTASIRIGVSALILLLAYRPNLKAITADQWKIVIPYGLSLGAMNLIFYFAIERIPIGLAVTLEFVGPLLLAIAGSKRLVDYCWVLLAAIGILLIAPWTNDRLDPLGILCALLAGAFWTAYIVLGGKISKIMNGGQAVSTGMLFAAILILPFGFIENGLANLTPKLFGMGVALALLSSAIPFTLEMKALGQLPPRTFSILMSLEPAAASICAFIFLQESLSFYEILAVVCVVIASAGSTLTAKK from the coding sequence ATGAAAAATAAAGAAATAAACCTCCCTCCTGTTCCAGCAGTATTATTAGCAATTATTAGTGTACAGTGTGGTGCTGCAATTGCAAAAACACTTTTTCCTGCAATTGGAGCTGCGGGAACAGCATCGATACGTATTGGTGTTTCAGCATTAATTTTATTATTAGCTTACCGTCCCAACTTAAAAGCAATTACGGCAGATCAATGGAAAATTGTGATTCCTTATGGTTTATCATTAGGTGCCATGAATTTAATTTTTTATTTTGCTATTGAAAGAATTCCAATCGGATTAGCTGTTACCTTAGAATTTGTTGGACCGCTCCTCCTTGCTATAGCTGGATCAAAACGCTTAGTAGATTATTGCTGGGTTTTGCTTGCTGCAATAGGCATTTTACTAATTGCGCCTTGGACAAATGATCGTCTAGATCCTTTAGGTATTTTATGCGCGCTTTTGGCTGGAGCATTTTGGACTGCTTATATTGTATTAGGAGGAAAAATTTCAAAAATAATGAACGGCGGGCAAGCCGTTTCTACAGGAATGCTATTTGCAGCAATTTTAATTTTACCATTTGGTTTTATAGAAAACGGATTAGCAAATCTAACTCCAAAACTCTTCGGAATGGGAGTTGCGCTTGCACTTTTATCTAGTGCTATTCCTTTTACTTTAGAGATGAAAGCCTTAGGTCAGCTTCCGCCGCGTACATTTAGTATTTTAATGAGTTTAGAACCTGCAGCAGCTTCTATTTGCGCTTTTATTTTTCTTCAGGAAAGTTTAAGTTTTTATGAAATTTTAGCAGTTGTTTGTGTTGTAATTGCATCTGCAGGAAGCACCTTGACTGCTAAAAAGTAA
- a CDS encoding serine hydrolase has translation MKKNLLTLLLLFSLSIIAQQNLADKAIFKAMDKTASILLEKSKTNSISIGVVNNGKTFTRHYGEIDKNKENKADNNTVFEIASITKLFTGLLTAQAVLEGKLNLNDDIRKYLTGIYPNLEYNGTPITIKDLVSFRTGFNRDLPDTDELRKNRNDSSYLAFKKLDESYSREKFFEDLKTIKLDTLPGTKFKYSNGSLNLTAHILENVYHKDYETLLKENIFSKLDMKSTGINLDSDIVIANGYNLKGVLMPRISDNLWGAAGRLKTTLGDLTKFIAYELNTKNKIVQESQRNLLNSITTWNGYFWDYIQVEENGQNCWKHGGAFGTQNMLIVYPERKLGLSIIVNISDENTANALGEAMIRLSNDLLSAYKKQTGIYGYKIINNNVVFSYEHDKNLNSNLIKSISIAGSFNNWNPNDKNYQLIQKSKNTFELSIPKANFEKDKTHFFKFVINKSGWIEAPQNVINREADGDKNLILKI, from the coding sequence ATGAAAAAAAATCTTCTAACTCTTTTGTTGCTTTTTAGTCTTTCTATTATTGCTCAGCAAAATTTAGCCGATAAAGCCATTTTTAAAGCTATGGATAAGACAGCATCAATATTATTAGAAAAATCAAAAACTAATTCAATCTCAATTGGTGTTGTCAATAATGGGAAAACTTTTACCAGACATTATGGAGAAATTGATAAAAACAAAGAAAATAAAGCTGATAATAACACTGTTTTTGAAATTGCATCGATCACTAAATTATTTACCGGTTTACTTACAGCTCAAGCTGTATTAGAGGGAAAACTAAATCTCAACGACGACATTAGAAAATATCTCACTGGGATTTATCCAAATTTAGAATATAACGGTACTCCAATTACGATTAAAGATTTAGTTTCTTTTAGAACTGGTTTTAACAGAGATCTTCCAGATACGGATGAATTAAGAAAAAATCGAAACGACAGCAGTTACTTGGCTTTTAAAAAGCTGGACGAATCTTACAGTCGTGAAAAGTTCTTTGAAGATCTTAAAACCATTAAATTAGACACCTTGCCAGGAACTAAATTTAAATACAGTAACGGAAGTCTAAATTTGACAGCTCATATTTTAGAAAACGTCTATCACAAAGATTATGAAACACTTCTTAAAGAGAATATATTTTCAAAATTGGACATGAAATCAACTGGAATTAATTTAGATTCAGACATAGTTATTGCAAATGGTTACAATCTAAAAGGAGTATTAATGCCGAGAATTTCAGATAATCTTTGGGGCGCTGCTGGAAGGTTAAAAACTACTTTAGGTGACTTAACTAAATTTATTGCTTACGAACTAAATACAAAAAATAAAATTGTTCAGGAATCGCAGCGAAATCTCTTAAACAGTATCACAACTTGGAACGGCTATTTTTGGGATTATATTCAGGTAGAGGAAAATGGTCAAAACTGCTGGAAACACGGTGGTGCATTTGGTACTCAAAACATGTTGATTGTTTATCCAGAAAGGAAACTTGGATTATCGATCATTGTAAATATAAGCGATGAAAACACAGCAAATGCATTAGGAGAAGCCATGATACGATTGTCAAATGATTTACTTAGTGCATACAAAAAACAAACTGGTATTTATGGATATAAAATAATTAATAACAATGTTGTTTTTAGTTATGAACATGATAAAAATTTAAACTCAAATCTTATTAAAAGTATATCGATTGCAGGTTCATTCAATAATTGGAACCCCAATGATAAAAACTATCAATTGATTCAAAAAAGCAAAAACACCTTTGAGTTATCGATTCCAAAAGCTAATTTTGAGAAAGACAAGACACATTTTTTTAAATTTGTAATTAATAAATCTGGCTGGATTGAAGCTCCTCAAAATGTAATAAACAGAGAAGCAGATGGCGATAAAAACTTAATTCTTAAAATTTAA
- a CDS encoding DUF805 domain-containing protein: MSWYLKVFRDYFNFEGRARRSEYWMFSLYNFSFATILFITDAIFRLSLNFFPFGWFCILYAVTSFVPSIAVTVRRLHDVGKSGWMILLCLIPFFGGIWLFILLILNGDSQKNEYGENPKFESKDEDCSNADSIIQLVLISTLINVLIYKVAAEFINSEVFYKFYKSINYPSLLFWSIVPITLSFALKDKNKRLPFLILGSIYFLYTMKEVFDTLKELLYNWYLFS; encoded by the coding sequence ATGAGCTGGTATTTAAAAGTTTTTAGGGACTACTTCAATTTTGAAGGCAGAGCACGAAGAAGTGAATATTGGATGTTTTCGCTTTATAATTTTAGTTTTGCAACAATACTATTTATAACAGATGCGATTTTTCGTTTAAGTTTAAATTTCTTTCCTTTCGGGTGGTTTTGCATATTATATGCTGTCACTTCATTTGTCCCAAGTATTGCTGTAACTGTTAGACGTCTTCACGATGTTGGCAAAAGCGGCTGGATGATTTTATTGTGTTTAATTCCTTTTTTTGGTGGAATTTGGTTATTTATTTTATTGATTTTAAATGGTGATTCGCAAAAAAATGAATACGGTGAAAATCCAAAATTTGAATCTAAAGATGAGGATTGTTCAAATGCAGATTCTATAATTCAGCTCGTATTAATTTCTACATTGATTAATGTATTAATCTATAAAGTTGCCGCAGAGTTTATTAATTCAGAAGTTTTTTATAAGTTTTACAAGTCAATTAATTATCCTAGTTTGTTATTTTGGTCAATTGTACCAATCACTCTTTCTTTTGCACTAAAGGATAAAAACAAACGCCTTCCATTTTTAATTTTAGGAAGTATCTATTTTCTTTACACCATGAAAGAAGTATTTGATACGCTTAAGGAACTTTTATATAATTGGTATTTATTTTCTTAA
- the rpsA gene encoding 30S ribosomal protein S1 yields MSEQTKSQEEFLANFNWHNFQEGIDAVDEKNLQEFEELVSKTFIATDQEEVVEGVVVRITDRDVIVDINAKSEGVISLNEFRYNPNLKVGDKVEVLIDIREDKTGQLVLSHRKARTIKSWDRVIAANETGEIVNGFVKCRTKGGMIVDVFGIEAFLPGSQIDVKPIRDYDVYVNKMMEFKVVKINHEFKNVVVSHKALIEADIEVQKKEIIGQLQKGQVLEGVVKNITSYGVFIDLGGVDGLIHITDLSWSRINHPSEVLELDQKLNVVILDFDDEKTRIQLGLKQLNAHPWDALDANLTVGDKVKGKVVVIADYGAFIEVAEGVEGLIHVSEMSWSTHLRSAQDFVKVGDVVEAVILTLDRDDRKMSLGIKQLTQDPWTDITSKYPVGSKHTGIVRNFTNFGIFVELEEGIDGLIYISDLSWTKKIKHPSEFVNVGEKLDVVVLELDVEGRKLSLGHKQTTANPWDQYEDSFAVGTIHNGEISEIVDKGATVEFGDDIVAFIPTRHLEKEDGKKLKKGDTADFKVIEFNKEFKRVVASHTAIFREEEEKNVKAATENTSSNSTTNAPAATLGDNNDVLAALKAKMEKTEKK; encoded by the coding sequence ATGTCTGAACAAACAAAATCACAAGAAGAGTTTTTAGCAAATTTTAACTGGCATAACTTCCAAGAAGGAATTGATGCAGTAGATGAGAAAAACTTACAAGAGTTTGAAGAACTAGTATCAAAAACTTTCATCGCTACAGATCAAGAAGAAGTAGTTGAAGGAGTTGTTGTTAGAATTACAGATAGAGACGTTATCGTTGATATCAATGCTAAATCTGAAGGTGTTATTTCTTTAAACGAATTTCGTTACAACCCAAATTTAAAAGTAGGTGACAAAGTAGAAGTATTAATTGACATCCGTGAGGATAAAACAGGTCAATTAGTATTATCTCACAGAAAAGCACGTACTATCAAATCTTGGGATAGAGTTATTGCAGCTAATGAAACTGGAGAAATCGTTAACGGTTTTGTTAAATGTAGAACTAAAGGAGGTATGATTGTTGACGTATTCGGTATCGAGGCGTTCTTACCAGGATCTCAAATTGACGTTAAGCCAATTAGAGACTACGATGTATATGTAAACAAAATGATGGAATTCAAAGTGGTAAAAATCAACCACGAATTCAAAAACGTAGTTGTATCTCATAAAGCTCTTATCGAGGCTGATATTGAAGTACAGAAAAAAGAAATCATCGGTCAATTACAAAAAGGACAAGTATTAGAAGGTGTTGTTAAAAACATTACTTCTTATGGTGTGTTCATTGACTTAGGTGGTGTTGACGGATTAATTCACATTACTGACCTTTCTTGGAGTAGAATCAACCACCCAAGTGAAGTTCTTGAATTAGACCAAAAATTAAACGTTGTAATCCTTGATTTCGATGATGAGAAAACAAGAATTCAATTAGGATTGAAACAATTAAACGCTCACCCATGGGACGCTTTAGATGCTAACTTAACTGTTGGTGATAAAGTTAAAGGTAAAGTAGTTGTAATCGCTGATTACGGTGCTTTCATCGAAGTTGCTGAAGGTGTTGAAGGTTTAATCCACGTTTCTGAAATGTCATGGTCAACTCATTTACGTTCTGCTCAAGATTTCGTAAAAGTTGGAGATGTTGTTGAAGCTGTTATCTTAACTTTAGATAGAGATGATCGTAAAATGTCATTAGGTATCAAACAATTAACTCAAGATCCATGGACTGATATCACTTCTAAATACCCAGTAGGTTCTAAACATACAGGTATCGTTAGAAACTTTACAAACTTTGGTATTTTCGTAGAATTAGAAGAAGGAATTGATGGATTAATCTACATTTCTGACCTTTCTTGGACTAAGAAAATCAAACACCCATCTGAATTTGTAAATGTTGGTGAAAAACTTGATGTAGTTGTATTAGAATTAGATGTTGAAGGACGTAAATTATCTTTAGGTCACAAACAAACTACTGCTAATCCTTGGGATCAATACGAAGATTCTTTCGCTGTAGGAACTATCCACAATGGTGAAATTTCTGAAATCGTTGACAAAGGAGCTACTGTAGAATTCGGAGATGATATCGTTGCTTTCATTCCTACTCGTCACCTTGAAAAAGAAGACGGAAAGAAATTGAAAAAAGGTGATACTGCTGATTTCAAAGTAATTGAATTCAACAAAGAATTCAAAAGAGTAGTTGCTTCTCACACTGCTATCTTCCGTGAAGAAGAAGAGAAAAATGTGAAAGCTGCAACTGAAAATACTTCATCTAACTCTACTACTAATGCACCAGCTGCAACTTTAGGAGATAACAATGATGTATTAGCTGCTTTAAAAGCTAAAATGGAAAAAACTGAGAAAAAATAA
- a CDS encoding M56 family metallopeptidase — protein MEALFIFILKSSGLLAMFYFAYIFLLRKETFFNSSRWFLIAGLITSVILPFVVYTKVIWIEKPAMQIINKRVVENFSTADTYSASTASYEPQYSPAALVEEEPIEINWDLVFIAIYSLGLTAFLFKFGFDIYSLNSVLKGKKIQQQEDFKFIDVNENIAPFSYFDYIVYNSSLYTPTELESILEHEKVHSDQNHTIDVLISRIFCILFWFNPIVWLYKKAILQNLEFIADREASKKINDKKAYQYTLLKITTHETCVAITNHFYQSLIKKRIVMLNKNQSSKKNYWKYYAVIPALGAFVLLFQIETIAQEKKQNGLPSISKDTIKSSDETFKITKNTTDQELKDLPGKLKANHNIDIEISDVKRNTKKELTAIQIKVKSESGKKQTIVIDGDEAIKDCEFAIGTDEDGTKSIVINTDENFSVPVMMRNEKVIVRHYGDSDITPPTPPVFPSGPMPAAPALDMSKMPKPPVAPKNMNDKVAVSKFEKQMEAFEKQMEVIEPQLEAYEKQVEALMSQREAIYEKEMAKYEIAMEKFHANMEKFNYDFKFKFENDAEYGNTKQYEQDMKQLELDMKQHEKDMKQHAKDMKQHEKNMKQHEKDMKAMEKENKKA, from the coding sequence ATGGAAGCACTTTTCATTTTTATCCTGAAATCGAGCGGATTGTTGGCAATGTTTTACTTTGCTTACATCTTTTTACTTCGCAAAGAAACTTTTTTCAATAGCAGTCGCTGGTTTTTAATAGCGGGATTAATTACTTCTGTAATTCTGCCTTTTGTAGTTTATACCAAAGTTATCTGGATCGAAAAACCAGCTATGCAAATTATCAACAAAAGAGTGGTTGAGAATTTTTCTACTGCTGATACTTATAGCGCTAGTACTGCTTCTTACGAACCCCAATACAGCCCTGCAGCGTTAGTTGAAGAAGAGCCGATTGAAATTAATTGGGATTTAGTCTTTATAGCAATTTATAGTTTAGGATTAACTGCTTTCTTGTTCAAATTTGGGTTTGACATTTATAGTTTGAACTCAGTTTTAAAAGGAAAAAAAATACAACAGCAGGAAGATTTTAAATTTATTGACGTAAATGAAAACATAGCTCCTTTCTCCTATTTCGATTATATTGTGTATAACTCATCACTGTACACTCCGACAGAATTAGAAAGTATTTTGGAACACGAAAAAGTGCACAGCGACCAAAATCATACTATTGATGTTTTGATATCTAGAATCTTCTGCATCTTATTTTGGTTTAATCCAATTGTGTGGCTTTATAAAAAAGCTATTTTACAAAATCTTGAATTCATAGCCGACAGAGAGGCCTCTAAAAAAATCAACGACAAAAAAGCGTATCAATACACGCTTTTAAAAATCACAACGCATGAAACCTGCGTTGCAATCACCAATCATTTTTATCAATCATTAATCAAAAAACGAATTGTCATGTTAAACAAAAATCAATCAAGCAAAAAGAATTACTGGAAATATTACGCCGTAATTCCTGCTCTTGGAGCTTTTGTACTTTTATTTCAAATAGAAACAATCGCGCAGGAAAAGAAACAAAACGGATTGCCGTCTATTTCAAAAGACACTATTAAATCAAGCGATGAAACTTTTAAAATCACAAAAAACACAACTGATCAGGAATTAAAGGATTTGCCAGGGAAATTAAAAGCAAATCATAATATTGATATTGAAATTTCAGACGTTAAAAGAAATACCAAAAAGGAATTAACTGCTATTCAAATTAAAGTAAAATCAGAATCGGGCAAGAAACAAACTATTGTAATCGACGGTGATGAAGCTATAAAAGACTGTGAATTTGCAATTGGAACTGACGAAGATGGCACAAAATCTATAGTTATTAATACAGACGAAAACTTCTCTGTTCCTGTTATGATGAGAAATGAAAAAGTTATCGTTCGTCACTACGGAGATTCAGACATTACACCACCAACACCGCCAGTTTTTCCTTCAGGACCAATGCCAGCTGCCCCTGCATTAGATATGTCTAAAATGCCAAAACCTCCAGTTGCTCCAAAAAACATGAACGATAAAGTTGCTGTAAGTAAGTTTGAAAAACAAATGGAAGCTTTTGAAAAACAAATGGAAGTTATTGAGCCTCAATTGGAAGCGTATGAAAAACAAGTTGAAGCATTAATGTCTCAAAGAGAAGCGATTTACGAAAAAGAAATGGCTAAGTATGAGATAGCAATGGAAAAGTTCCACGCAAACATGGAAAAATTTAATTACGATTTTAAGTTTAAATTTGAAAATGATGCAGAATATGGCAACACAAAACAATATGAGCAAGACATGAAACAGTTGGAGCTTGATATGAAACAGCATGAAAAAGACATGAAACAACATGCGAAAGATATGAAGCAGCATGAAAAAAACATGAAACAGCACGAAAAAGATATGAAAGCTATGGAAAAAGAAAATAAAAAAGCTTAA
- a CDS encoding SsrA-binding protein: MYKFLAKLNKILMPSFTKQGLDISKAKKWQMAIIGYRAYVTKRALDK, translated from the coding sequence ATGTATAAATTCTTAGCCAAACTCAATAAAATCTTAATGCCAAGTTTTACCAAACAAGGTTTAGATATTTCAAAAGCAAAAAAATGGCAAATGGCTATTATTGGTTATCGTGCATACGTAACAAAGCGTGCACTAGATAAGTAG